A single genomic interval of Granulicella tundricola MP5ACTX9 harbors:
- a CDS encoding homoserine dehydrogenase, with protein sequence MTTQNITKIALVGFGTVGSSVAKLLHTLNLPNLRLTHIYNRGIAGKRGSAEAAFVPADAIWTEDIEDLLTSDADVIVELMGGLDPAGPWIERALASGKSVVTANKQLIAYQGPALLAKAAATNVHLLHGAAVAGGVPVIPGITQGLGGDQITRISGILNGTCNFILSKMEAGARYSEVLAEAQSLGYAESDPTADVGGFDARAKLCILARIGMHVELDPEQVATQTIALVDAVDFAYAKELGCTIRQVSRVQLSSTSPDSMYARVAPMLVPRESPIAWSHGTQNMVVTTGRFGGDVVFSGHGAGGEATAVAVLSDLLAVSQNSRPVAFPVTPRPVTGDSVAPHYLRFIVDDKPGIVSAIAGALSKVGANIDSIIQRPGYPKNRLAFVVTTEPCLTSTIAEAVESMGKMDCMLEPPLSLQILVIDDKDEPTA encoded by the coding sequence ATGACCACACAGAACATCACCAAAATCGCACTCGTAGGCTTCGGCACCGTAGGCAGCAGCGTAGCCAAGCTCCTCCACACCCTGAACCTCCCCAACCTCCGGCTCACCCACATCTATAACCGCGGCATAGCCGGTAAGCGGGGAAGCGCGGAGGCCGCCTTCGTCCCTGCCGACGCTATCTGGACCGAAGACATAGAAGACCTCCTCACGTCCGATGCAGACGTCATCGTCGAACTCATGGGCGGCCTCGACCCTGCGGGCCCCTGGATCGAACGCGCCCTTGCCTCCGGCAAATCTGTCGTTACCGCCAACAAACAGCTCATCGCGTACCAAGGCCCCGCGCTCCTGGCGAAGGCCGCCGCCACCAACGTCCATCTCCTCCACGGAGCGGCCGTAGCCGGCGGAGTCCCCGTCATCCCCGGCATCACCCAGGGCCTCGGCGGCGACCAGATCACCCGCATCTCCGGCATCCTCAACGGCACCTGCAACTTCATCCTCTCCAAGATGGAAGCCGGCGCACGCTACTCGGAGGTCCTCGCCGAAGCCCAGTCCCTTGGCTACGCAGAGTCCGACCCCACCGCGGACGTAGGCGGCTTCGACGCCCGCGCCAAGCTCTGCATCCTCGCCCGCATCGGCATGCACGTCGAGCTCGACCCCGAGCAGGTCGCCACCCAGACCATCGCCCTCGTCGACGCGGTAGACTTCGCATACGCCAAAGAACTCGGCTGCACCATCCGCCAGGTCTCCCGCGTCCAGCTCTCCAGCACCAGCCCGGACTCCATGTACGCCCGCGTAGCCCCCATGCTCGTGCCGCGCGAGTCCCCCATCGCCTGGTCCCACGGCACGCAGAACATGGTCGTCACCACCGGCCGCTTCGGCGGAGACGTCGTCTTCTCCGGCCACGGCGCAGGCGGCGAAGCCACCGCGGTCGCCGTCCTCTCGGACCTCCTGGCCGTCTCGCAGAACTCCCGCCCCGTAGCCTTCCCGGTCACCCCACGTCCCGTCACCGGAGACTCGGTAGCCCCGCACTACCTGCGCTTCATCGTGGACGACAAACCCGGCATCGTCTCCGCCATCGCCGGAGCCCTGTCCAAGGTCGGAGCCAACATAGACTCCATCATCCAACGCCCCGGCTACCCTAAAAACCGCCTCGCCTTCGTCGTCACCACCGAGCCTTGTCTCACCAGCACCATCGCCGAAGCCGTCGAGTCCATGGGCAAAATGGACTGCATGTTGGAGCCCCCGCTAAGCCTCCAAATCCTGGTCATAGACGATAAGGACGAACCCACCGCCTGA
- a CDS encoding nucleoside deaminase — MTLPPDHDKFMQQAIDLATQNVLSGRGGPFGAVIVRAGEVIATGINLVTATNDPTAHAEVTAIRNACAHLSTFELRGATLYSSCEPCPMCLTAILWSRIDTLYFGSTATDAAEAGFDDSFFYQQVRLPTFDRDLPTTNILRTEALAPFNAWRTFTARIDY; from the coding sequence ATGACACTGCCCCCCGATCACGACAAGTTCATGCAGCAGGCCATCGATCTCGCCACCCAGAACGTCCTCTCCGGACGCGGCGGACCCTTCGGCGCAGTCATCGTCCGCGCCGGCGAGGTCATCGCCACCGGAATCAATCTCGTCACCGCCACCAACGACCCCACCGCCCACGCTGAAGTCACCGCCATTCGCAACGCCTGCGCCCATCTCTCCACCTTCGAGCTCCGCGGCGCAACCCTCTACTCCAGCTGCGAGCCCTGCCCCATGTGCCTCACCGCCATCCTTTGGTCCCGCATTGACACCCTCTACTTTGGCAGCACCGCCACAGACGCCGCCGAAGCCGGCTTCGACGACTCCTTCTTCTACCAGCAGGTCCGCCTCCCCACCTTCGACCGCGACCTCCCCACCACCAACATCCTCCGCACGGAAGCCCTGGCCCCCTTCAACGCGTGGCGCACCTTTACCGCCAGAATCGACTACTGA